The following coding sequences lie in one Apium graveolens cultivar Ventura chromosome 1, ASM990537v1, whole genome shotgun sequence genomic window:
- the LOC141706577 gene encoding uncharacterized protein LOC141706577, which produces MSRDYNKRYTGNCSKADIVYYKCNTKGHYANECRNQKPSVTCFKCGKTGHMSRDCKTPGNNKLIQLTTAPFNQAMTSSVPIHQLPSNQPYESATPVFPPSYPAQARTFNMNIKDVVQSSEVVAGLLSVNNINAKVLFDFGATRSFISESFIGKLNCEIELLIEPLSIILANQERVSVKDVFPRCKVEISGYSFPVSLIPFQLGEFDVILGMDWLEEHGAQIDCKKKKVILNSPQGKRVEFKGQKQVKMFLTMIQAKRLLRKGCEGYLAHVIDRSKETLNIGSIPIVSEFPDVFPDELPRLPPGRQIEFSIDLAPVWNRYRRHLIVWHQQN; this is translated from the coding sequence ATGTCGAGGGATTACAACAAGAGATACACGGGCAACTGCAGTAAGGCTGACATCGTCTATTACAAGTGCAATACGAAAGGTCATTATGCAAATGAGTGCCGGAACCAGAAGCCTTCtgttacatgctttaaatgtggaaagaccGGTCACATGTCGAGGGATTGCAAGACCCCCGGAAATAACAAGTTGATACAATTGACGACCGCTCCTTTCAATCAAGCAATGACATCTTCTGTTCCAATTCATCAACTTCCTTCAAATCAACCTTATGAATCTGCAACTCCAGTGTTTCCTCCCTCCTATCCTGCTCAGGCCCGGACATTCAACATGAACATcaaggatgttgttcagagttctGAAGTTGTGGCAGGTTTGCTTTCTGTCAACAACATCAATGCTAAAGTGCTATTTGATTtcggagctactagatctttcatATCTGAATCTTTTATTGGCAAGTTAAATTGTGAAATTGAACTGTTAATTGAACCCTTATCTATCATTTTGGCtaatcaagaacgagtatctgttaaaGATGTTTTCCCTCGGTGTAAAGTAGAGATTTCAGGCTATAGTTTCCCTGTTTCCCTCATACCTTTCCaattaggagagtttgacgttatattaggaatggattggttagaaGAGCATggtgctcagatagattgtaagaagaagaaagtgattcttAATTCCCCTCAAGGAAAGAGAGTAGAGTTTAAAGGGCAGAAGCAAGTTAAGATgtttttaacaatgattcaagctaaaagaCTGTTAAGAAAAGGGTGTGAAGGGTATTTGGCTCATGTAATTGATAGATCTAAGGAGACGCTGAATATAGGAAGTATTCCGATAGTTAGCGAATTTCCCGATGTATTTCCTGACGAACTTCCTAGATTGCCGCCTGGCCGTCAAATTGAATTTTCTATCGACTTAGCGCCGGTGTGGAACCGGTATCGAAGGCACCTTATCGTATGGCACCAGCAGAATTGA